The Papaver somniferum cultivar HN1 chromosome 3, ASM357369v1, whole genome shotgun sequence genome includes a region encoding these proteins:
- the LOC113355398 gene encoding uncharacterized protein LOC113355398 — protein sequence MPMAAVPPPMMLSTMAAAAAAAATPATSPTSTVPVTFARDAIIAWFRGEFAAANAIIDSLCSHLTELRKLNDEKVISESIRSEYEAVFAAIHRRRMNWIPILNNQKYFSIADVPVELNRVIESKKQKKNDFCCTNDIEILEEEEEEKKEVVVDFQKQIDESDKEAVVETVRGEEEEEEEEELKKSSDDSGNEEISSEYDSSDRKSSDDDHHEGGNLPSESIQICSNHEDCETRRDNIKMTKGFIAKEPVKGHMVNVVKGLKLYEDIFTDSELSKLRNYINDLRHAGHSGELSGDTFILFNQQLKGNKRELIQLGVPIFGEIRDEKTKSEKSNIEPIPSVLQAVIDHLSQWHLIPESRKPNSCIINFFDEGEYSQPFLKPPHLDQPITTLLLSESTMAFGRVLVSDNNGNYKGPLMLSLKEGSLLVMRGNSADMAKHVICPSENRRVSMTFFKVRTDMNHSQPSTIPPVTTAMTLWQPGMPQPYRVPNGYGPMEIIPKWGLSYAPLVMLAPARPMLMSPRKISNTGTGVFLPWTMKSKKPAKHLPPRAQRARLLGLPSSMETQVVESTSHSAVAV from the exons ATGCCGATGGCGGCAGTACCACCACCAATGATGCTGTCAACGATGGCGGCAGCCGCTGCAGCAGCAGCGACACCAGCAACTTCACCAACATCAACAGTTCCGGTGACATTTGCGAGAGACGCGATCATTGCTTGGTTTAGAGGAGAATTCGCTGCAGCAAATGCCATAATTGATTCATTATGCAGTCATTTAACTGAATTAAGGAAGTTAAATGATGAAAAAGTGATTAGTGAGAGTATAAGATCTGAATATGAAGCTGTATTTGCTGCGAttcatagaagaagaatgaattggATCCCGATTTTGAATAACCAGAAGTATTTCTCAATTGCTGATGTTCCTGTTGAGCTTAATCGTGTTATTGAGTCAAAGAAACAGAAgaaaaatgatttttgttgtactaaTGATATCGaaatcttggaagaagaagaagaagagaagaaagaagtggttgttgattttcagaaACAAATCGATGAATCCGACAAAGAAGCGGTTGTCGAAACagtaagaggagaagaagaagaagaagaagaagaagaattgaagaaaagtAGTGATGATTCTGGAAATGAAGAAATTTCATCTGAGTATGATTCATCAGATCGTAAATCCAGTGATGATGATCATCACGAAG GAGGCAATTTACCTTCGGAAAGCATCCAGATTTGTTCGAATCATGAAGATTGTGAGACGCGACGAGACAACATCAAAATGACTAAAGGTTTCATTGCTAAGGAGCCGGTGAAAGGGCATATG GTCAATGTTGTTAAAGGTCTAAAACTGTACGAAGATATCTTTACTGATTCGGAACTTTCTAAGCTTAGAAACTACATAAATGACCTTCGCCATGCTGGTCACAGTGGAGAACTTTCTG GAGATACATTCATTTTGTTCAACCAACAGTTAAAAGGTAACAAAAGAGAGTTAATACAGCTTGGAGTTCCAATCTTTGGAGAAATCAGGGACGAGAAAACAAAATCTGAAAAGA GCAATATTGAACCAATTCCGTCCGTTCTTCAAGCTGTCATTGATCACCTTTCTCAGTGGCATCTAATACCTGAAAGTAGAAAACCCAACAGTTGTATTATTAACTTCTTTGACGAG GGAGAATACTCGCAACCTTTCCTAAAACCTCCACATCTTGACCAACCTATTACTACTCTTCTTCTTTCTGAATCAACCATGGCATTTGGTCGTGTTCTTGTGAGCGACAACAATGGGAATTATAAAGGTCCATTAATGCTTTCACTCAAAGAAGG GTCACTCTTAGTCATGCGAGGAAACAGTGCTGACATGGCAAAACATGTAATATGCCCATCTGAGAACAGGAGAGTTAGCATGACCTTCTTCAAAGTTCGAACAGATATGAATCACAGCCAACCATCAACAATACCTCCCGTTACTACAGCAATGACACTTTGGCAACCAGGTATGCCACAACCCTACAGAGTTCCAAATGGTTATGGACCCATGGAAATAATCCCAAAATGGGGACTTTCTTATGCTCCACTAGTCATGTTAGCCCCAGCACGTCCAATGCTTATGAGCCCAAGGAAGATCTCAAATACTGGTACCGGTGTGTTCTTACCGTGGACAATGAAATCCAAGAAACCTGCAAAACATCTCCCTCCTCGGGCACAACGAGCAAGACTTCTCGGATTACCTTCCTCAATGGAAACCCAAGTTGTGGAATCCACATCTCATTCAGCTGTTGCAGTGTAA
- the LOC113355399 gene encoding BSD domain-containing protein 1-like isoform X2 has protein sequence MNFFKSLLLDEVEESSSSDLESDQNPNSESPKSNPDQESQKRSDLDDHYQEEEEEEEEETDIEENPGMGWNFGGLIKNIATKSESVLQTYKQDLSDFSSGLKIETSMLREVASRVVKELPTTFESGTSVATESLESVGQAIDDFGSSVWRGTAEIISQGKETLLSNSDFDENSSDNLQFSSNSMNVSMNSKKYNRFEAQLYAIQTDLKTYCENPEDLEDFEGWKSGFVLGEKSEEIESLLNENEVMERIYTRIVPGEVDDGTFWYRYFYRVYKLKQIEDARANLVKRAIEGDEEEDLSWDVDDDDEEVEEGIKLPVVNEELTENVIDGSSAGHDVESSAEVAENKSLVVESTSDSVSDEKRVVIEGSSELNNDDLVEKVNEKLVIQGKSDTGGESGKDSDFSVVSSQPSLPDEEEDLSWDEIEDVGDSNVKKLSADGRASLAKRLTVADDDEDLSWDIEDDDDDETVKS, from the exons ATGAATTTCTTCAAATCACTATTATTAGATGAAGTAGaagaatcatcatcatctgatTTAGAATCAGATCAAAATCCAAATTCTGAATCCCCCAAATCTAACCCAGACCAAGAATCACAAAAAAGGAGCGATCTTGATGATCattatcaagaagaagaagaagaagaagaagaagaaactgataTTGAAGAGAACCCTGGTATGGGTTGGAATTTTGGTGGATTAATCAAAAACATtgccacaaaatcagaatcaGTACTACAGACATACAAACAAGATTTATCAGATTTTAGTTCTGGTTTGAAGATTGAAACTTCAATGCTACGTGAAGTTGCTAGTAGAGTTGTGAAAGAACTTCCAACAACATTTGAATCGGGCACATCTGTTGCTACTGAGTCGCTTGAATCGGTTGGACAAGCTATTGATGATTTTGGGAGTTCTGTTTGGAGAGGAACAGCTGAGATTATCTCTCAAGGTAAAGAAACCCTTTTATCAAATTCtgattttgatgaaaattcttctgataatttacaatttagttctAATTCAATGAATGTTTCGATGAATTCGAAGAAGTATAATAGATTTGAAGCTCAATTATATGCAATACAAACTGATTTGAAAACATACTGTGAAAACCCTGAGGATTTGGAGGATTTTGAGGGTTGGAAATCGGGTTTCGTATTGGGAGAAAAGAGTGAAGAGATTGAGAGTTTGTTGAATGAGAATGAAGTAATGGAAAGGATTTATACTAGAATTGTACCTGGTGAAGTTGATGATGGAACATTTTGGTATAGATATTTTTATCGAGTTTATAAGCTTAAACAAATTGAAGATGCTAGAGCTAATCTTGTTAAGAGAGCTATagaaggtgatgaagaagaggattTAAGCTGGGATGTGGATGATGACGATGAGGAGGTGGAGGAAGGGATTAAGTTGCCGGTTGTGAATGAGGAATTGACAGAAAATGTTATTGATGGATCAAGTGCTGGGCATGATGTTGAGTCTTCTGCAGAGGTTGCAGAGAACAAGAGTTTGGTTGTGGAATCGACAAGTGACAGTGTGTCAGATGAGAAAAGGGTTGTTATTGAAGGAAGTTCTGAATTGAATAACGATGATTTGGTAGAGAAAGTTAATGAAAAGTTGGTCATTCAAGGGAAGTCTGACACTGGTGGTGAATCTGGAAAGGATAGTGATTTTTCAGTTGTTTCAAGTCAACCTTCATTacctgatgaagaagaagatcttagttgggatgaaattgaagatgtggGAGACAGTAATGTGAAGAAACTCAGTGCTGATGGGAGAGCTAG TTTGGCTAAACGGTTGACTGTTGCTGATGACGATGAAGATCTGAGTTGGgatattgaagatgatgatgatgacgagaCAGTGAAGTCTTAA
- the LOC113355399 gene encoding BSD domain-containing protein 1-like isoform X1, which translates to MNFFKSLLLDEVEESSSSDLESDQNPNSESPKSNPDQESQKRSDLDDHYQEEEEEEEEETDIEENPGMGWNFGGLIKNIATKSESVLQTYKQDLSDFSSGLKIETSMLREVASRVVKELPTTFESGTSVATESLESVGQAIDDFGSSVWRGTAEIISQGKETLLSNSDFDENSSDNLQFSSNSMNVSMNSKKYNRFEAQLYAIQTDLKTYCENPEDLEDFEGWKSGFVLGEKSEEIESLLNENEVMERIYTRIVPGEVDDGTFWYRYFYRVYKLKQIEDARANLVKRAIEGDEEEDLSWDVDDDDEEVEEGIKLPVVNEELTENVIDGSSAGHDVESSAEVAENKSLVVESTSDSVSDEKRVVIEGSSELNNDDLVEKVNEKLVIQGKSDTGGESGKDSDFSVVSSQPSLPDEEEDLSWDEIEDVGDSNVKKLSADGRASLAKRLTVADDDEDLSWDIEDDDDDETVKS; encoded by the exons ATGAATTTCTTCAAATCACTATTATTAGATGAAGTAGaagaatcatcatcatctgatTTAGAATCAGATCAAAATCCAAATTCTGAATCCCCCAAATCTAACCCAGACCAAGAATCACAAAAAAGGAGCGATCTTGATGATCattatcaagaagaagaagaagaagaagaagaagaaactgataTTGAAGAGAACCCTGGTATGGGTTGGAATTTTGGTGGATTAATCAAAAACATtgccacaaaatcagaatcaGTACTACAGACATACAAACAAGATTTATCAGATTTTAGTTCTGGTTTGAAGATTGAAACTTCAATGCTACGTGAAGTTGCTAGTAGAGTTGTGAAAGAACTTCCAACAACATTTGAATCGGGCACATCTGTTGCTACTGAGTCGCTTGAATCGGTTGGACAAGCTATTGATGATTTTGGGAGTTCTGTTTGGAGAGGAACAGCTGAGATTATCTCTCAAGGTAAAGAAACCCTTTTATCAAATTCtgattttgatgaaaattcttctgataatttacaatttagttctAATTCAATGAATGTTTCGATGAATTCGAAGAAGTATAATAGATTTGAAGCTCAATTATATGCAATACAAACTGATTTGAAAACATACTGTGAAAACCCTGAGGATTTGGAGGATTTTGAGGGTTGGAAATCGGGTTTCGTATTGGGAGAAAAGAGTGAAGAGATTGAGAGTTTGTTGAATGAGAATGAAGTAATGGAAAGGATTTATACTAGAATTGTACCTGGTGAAGTTGATGATGGAACATTTTGGTATAGATATTTTTATCGAGTTTATAAGCTTAAACAAATTGAAGATGCTAGAGCTAATCTTGTTAAGAGAGCTATagaaggtgatgaagaagaggattTAAGCTGGGATGTGGATGATGACGATGAGGAGGTGGAGGAAGGGATTAAGTTGCCGGTTGTGAATGAGGAATTGACAGAAAATGTTATTGATGGATCAAGTGCTGGGCATGATGTTGAGTCTTCTGCAGAGGTTGCAGAGAACAAGAGTTTGGTTGTGGAATCGACAAGTGACAGTGTGTCAGATGAGAAAAGGGTTGTTATTGAAGGAAGTTCTGAATTGAATAACGATGATTTGGTAGAGAAAGTTAATGAAAAGTTGGTCATTCAAGGGAAGTCTGACACTGGTGGTGAATCTGGAAAGGATAGTGATTTTTCAGTTGTTTCAAGTCAACCTTCATTacctgatgaagaagaagatcttagttgggatgaaattgaagatgtggGAGACAGTAATGTGAAGAAACTCAGTGCTGATGGGAGAGCTAGTTTGGCTAAACGGTTGACTGTTGCTGATGACGATGAAG ATCTGAGTTGGgatattgaagatgatgatgatgacgagaCAGTGAAGTCTTAA
- the LOC113355399 gene encoding BSD domain-containing protein 1-like isoform X3 produces MNFFKSLLLDEVEESSSSDLESDQNPNSESPKSNPDQESQKRSDLDDHYQEEEEEEEEETDIEENPGMGWNFGGLIKNIATKSESVLQTYKQDLSDFSSGLKIETSMLREVASRVVKELPTTFESGTSVATESLESVGQAIDDFGSSVWRGTAEIISQGKETLLSNSDFDENSSDNLQFSSNSMNVSMNSKKYNRFEAQLYAIQTDLKTYCENPEDLEDFEGWKSGFVLGEKSEEIESLLNENEVMERIYTRIVPGEVDDGTFWYRYFYRVYKLKQIEDARANLVKRAIEGDEEEDLSWDVDDDDEEVEEGIKLPVVNEELTENVIDGSSAGHDVESSAEVAENKSLVVESTSDSVSDEKRVVIEGSSELNNDDLVEKVNEKLVIQGKSDTGGESGKDSDFSVVSSQPSLPDEEEDLSWDEIEDVGDSNVKKLSADGRASLAKRLTVADDDEDLSWDIEDDDDETVKS; encoded by the coding sequence ATGAATTTCTTCAAATCACTATTATTAGATGAAGTAGaagaatcatcatcatctgatTTAGAATCAGATCAAAATCCAAATTCTGAATCCCCCAAATCTAACCCAGACCAAGAATCACAAAAAAGGAGCGATCTTGATGATCattatcaagaagaagaagaagaagaagaagaagaaactgataTTGAAGAGAACCCTGGTATGGGTTGGAATTTTGGTGGATTAATCAAAAACATtgccacaaaatcagaatcaGTACTACAGACATACAAACAAGATTTATCAGATTTTAGTTCTGGTTTGAAGATTGAAACTTCAATGCTACGTGAAGTTGCTAGTAGAGTTGTGAAAGAACTTCCAACAACATTTGAATCGGGCACATCTGTTGCTACTGAGTCGCTTGAATCGGTTGGACAAGCTATTGATGATTTTGGGAGTTCTGTTTGGAGAGGAACAGCTGAGATTATCTCTCAAGGTAAAGAAACCCTTTTATCAAATTCtgattttgatgaaaattcttctgataatttacaatttagttctAATTCAATGAATGTTTCGATGAATTCGAAGAAGTATAATAGATTTGAAGCTCAATTATATGCAATACAAACTGATTTGAAAACATACTGTGAAAACCCTGAGGATTTGGAGGATTTTGAGGGTTGGAAATCGGGTTTCGTATTGGGAGAAAAGAGTGAAGAGATTGAGAGTTTGTTGAATGAGAATGAAGTAATGGAAAGGATTTATACTAGAATTGTACCTGGTGAAGTTGATGATGGAACATTTTGGTATAGATATTTTTATCGAGTTTATAAGCTTAAACAAATTGAAGATGCTAGAGCTAATCTTGTTAAGAGAGCTATagaaggtgatgaagaagaggattTAAGCTGGGATGTGGATGATGACGATGAGGAGGTGGAGGAAGGGATTAAGTTGCCGGTTGTGAATGAGGAATTGACAGAAAATGTTATTGATGGATCAAGTGCTGGGCATGATGTTGAGTCTTCTGCAGAGGTTGCAGAGAACAAGAGTTTGGTTGTGGAATCGACAAGTGACAGTGTGTCAGATGAGAAAAGGGTTGTTATTGAAGGAAGTTCTGAATTGAATAACGATGATTTGGTAGAGAAAGTTAATGAAAAGTTGGTCATTCAAGGGAAGTCTGACACTGGTGGTGAATCTGGAAAGGATAGTGATTTTTCAGTTGTTTCAAGTCAACCTTCATTacctgatgaagaagaagatcttagttgggatgaaattgaagatgtggGAGACAGTAATGTGAAGAAACTCAGTGCTGATGGGAGAGCTAGTTTGGCTAAACGGTTGACTGTTGCTGATGACGATGAAGATCTGAGTTGGgatattgaagatgatgatgacgagacAGTGAAGTCTTAA